Proteins encoded together in one Prochlorococcus marinus str. MIT 9211 window:
- the cysC gene encoding adenylyl-sulfate kinase produces the protein MNKASAGGATSRSKNIVWHEASVTRADISRQRSHKSVILWFTGLSGSGKSTLANAVNAALFKKGFSTYVLDGDNVRHGLCKDLGFSDVDREENIRRISEVAKLFLDAGIIVLTAFVSPFRSDRNAARQLVDKGDFIEVFCSADLKTCEERDTKGLYAKARKGEIKDFTGISSPYEEPDSPELNIETGSRDLDKCVQDVLCKLSELNIIEE, from the coding sequence ATGAATAAAGCTTCTGCAGGAGGAGCAACCTCAAGATCTAAAAATATTGTTTGGCATGAAGCCTCGGTAACCCGTGCCGACATTTCCCGACAAAGATCTCATAAAAGTGTAATTCTTTGGTTTACAGGCTTGTCAGGTTCTGGGAAAAGTACTTTGGCAAATGCAGTCAATGCTGCTTTGTTTAAAAAAGGATTTTCCACATATGTTTTAGATGGTGACAATGTTAGGCATGGACTATGTAAAGATTTGGGCTTTTCTGATGTAGATAGAGAGGAGAATATTAGACGTATCAGTGAAGTTGCGAAATTATTTCTTGATGCAGGAATTATTGTTTTAACGGCATTTGTCTCTCCATTCCGATCTGATAGAAATGCCGCGAGGCAACTTGTCGACAAAGGAGATTTTATTGAAGTTTTTTGTTCAGCTGATTTAAAAACTTGCGAAGAGCGAGATACAAAAGGACTTTATGCAAAGGCTCGTAAAGGCGAAATCAAAGATTTTACAGGGATTTCAAGTCCCTATGAGGAGCCTGATTCTCCTGAATTAAACATAGAAACTGGTTCTAGGGATTTAGATAAATGTGTTCAAGATGTTCTTTGCAAGTTAAGTGAACTAAATATCATTGAGGAATAA
- the purE gene encoding 5-(carboxyamino)imidazole ribonucleotide mutase encodes MIPASRNLPSADAEQTPVVAVVMGSDSDLPTLKPAIEALEDFQIKVEVRVLSAHRTPREMICFAQEAEAKCLKVIIAGAGGAAHLPGMIASLTTLPVIGVPVKTKSLSGVDSLHSIVQMPGGIPVATVAIGGGLNAGLLAAQILALSDQNLQIQLVSYRKKMHDQVINKDQKLNEMGANDYLSKM; translated from the coding sequence ATGATCCCTGCTTCTAGAAACTTGCCTTCAGCAGATGCTGAACAAACACCAGTTGTAGCTGTTGTAATGGGCAGTGACTCTGATTTACCTACTCTAAAGCCAGCCATCGAAGCTTTAGAAGATTTCCAAATCAAAGTAGAAGTACGCGTGCTCTCGGCTCATAGAACACCTAGAGAAATGATTTGCTTCGCCCAAGAAGCCGAAGCAAAATGTCTTAAAGTCATTATTGCTGGAGCAGGTGGAGCAGCCCACCTACCAGGGATGATTGCATCACTAACTACTCTTCCAGTAATTGGAGTACCTGTAAAAACAAAATCTCTTTCTGGAGTTGATTCCCTACACTCAATTGTGCAAATGCCTGGAGGAATTCCCGTGGCAACTGTGGCCATAGGAGGGGGGTTAAATGCAGGCTTACTAGCAGCTCAAATTTTAGCTCTATCTGATCAGAATCTTCAAATTCAGCTCGTAAGTTATAGAAAAAAAATGCATGACCAAGTCATTAATAAAGATCAAAAACTTAATGAAATGGGGGCCAATGATTATTTATCAAAAATGTAA
- a CDS encoding N-acetylglucosamine-6-phosphate deacetylase produces the protein MHWINNIRLPTPFTANADCCWSVLLDSRDIVRSIEPSSSSIDKEENWHGDWLSPMGLDLQINGGLGVSFNALDREDLPNINKLLDRLWMEGVDEICPTIVTCSLSSLRKSLGVLHQARKRVSDKSCRLIGAHLEGPFLSRDYVGAHDSDFLINPTLSSLHERIQEFETEIAIVTLAPELLGSFEVVQKLIDLGVVVSLGHSGADAELSSLAFDHGVSMITHAFNAMPGIHHRSPGPLGEAIANGDISIGLIADGIHVHPKVLKILQKLAPEKIVLVSDALSPYGLAQEKFQWNDRSLIVKNNFCSLEDGTLVGTTLSLLAACKRFAKWTNQNSAAIWSATVAPRIALNKGDTVQDFLVGKSLNQLLRWNLDIESEELTWNHAK, from the coding sequence ATGCATTGGATTAATAATATTCGTTTACCAACTCCTTTCACGGCTAATGCAGATTGCTGTTGGTCTGTTTTATTAGATTCAAGGGATATTGTTCGATCAATTGAGCCAAGCTCTAGCTCAATTGATAAGGAGGAGAATTGGCATGGAGATTGGTTGAGTCCAATGGGTCTCGATCTTCAAATCAATGGGGGGCTAGGGGTTTCGTTTAATGCTCTTGATCGCGAGGATTTGCCAAATATTAATAAGTTACTTGATCGCCTATGGATGGAAGGTGTTGATGAGATATGTCCGACAATAGTGACATGCAGTCTTTCTTCATTAAGGAAGTCCTTGGGAGTATTACACCAGGCCCGTAAAAGAGTCTCAGATAAGTCATGCAGGCTCATTGGTGCTCATCTAGAAGGCCCTTTCTTATCAAGGGATTATGTTGGAGCTCATGACTCGGATTTCCTCATCAATCCTACGCTTTCTTCTTTACATGAGCGAATTCAAGAGTTTGAGACTGAAATAGCGATTGTTACGCTTGCTCCAGAACTTTTGGGGTCTTTCGAAGTTGTTCAAAAATTAATAGATCTTGGGGTTGTGGTTTCTTTAGGCCACTCGGGGGCTGATGCTGAATTGAGTTCATTAGCATTTGACCATGGGGTCAGCATGATTACTCATGCTTTTAATGCTATGCCGGGTATTCATCATAGATCTCCCGGACCTTTAGGTGAAGCCATCGCAAATGGTGATATTTCAATTGGTTTAATCGCCGATGGTATACATGTTCACCCAAAGGTCTTAAAAATATTGCAGAAACTTGCTCCAGAAAAGATTGTTTTAGTTAGCGATGCTCTAAGTCCATATGGTCTTGCTCAAGAAAAATTTCAATGGAATGATCGATCATTAATAGTAAAAAACAATTTTTGCTCGCTTGAGGATGGCACTTTAGTAGGAACGACTTTGTCATTATTGGCTGCTTGTAAGCGTTTTGCTAAGTGGACAAATCAGAATTCCGCTGCCATTTGGTCTGCAACGGTTGCTCCGCGCATTGCTTTGAATAAAGGAGATACTGTTCAAGATTTTCTTGTTGGAAAATCATTAAATCAATTGTTGAGATGGAACCTAGATATTGAGTCTGAAGAGTTAACTTGGAATCATGCTAAGTAG